The Nostoc sp. 'Lobaria pulmonaria (5183) cyanobiont' DNA window TACGTAACCGCAATACCTCTGGAATATTGATATTTTCTGGACAGGGCAAACAAGCATAACATTGGCTACATTTACCAGTTTTTAAAGCAACTTTTTGGTGATTTTCTAACCTCTGGAAAACAGAATTTTCTGCTGATGTTAACTCTCCATCATCGTCAGCGATTTGCAAAGGTTCCTTTAATTCATCTGGGTTGGCTGGGCCTATACTCAAAGTAGTAATACGGTTATCGCTAAGTAAAAATCGATAACTTAATTCTAAGGGTGAATACGGAGAACAGAGGTCTTTTAAGGTTTGAGGTGGCGTATACAACTGTCCTCCCTTATCAGCAGGGGAAATAATGAAAATGCCCATATCCTTTTCGGCAGCTAGTTGAATTGCTGGTGCGTGCCGTTGAAAAAAATAGTAATAATGCAGATAGACAAATTCAAAAAAATCTGTATTGATTGCAGCCTGAATTAACTCTAATGAGCCGTGGGTGGAAAAACCAACGTGTCGGACTCGTCCATCAGCAACAGCTTCTTCTACAGCTTGCATACAGCCATTTTTGGCTTGTACCCACTCCAAATGTTGCCAAGTGTTCAAGCCATGAATGCCTAAGCAATCTAAATAATCTAGCTGTAATCGTTCTAGGGATTCGTCGATGCACCGACGCATAGAGTCAGCATCTGCTATGGCTGGAATTTTGGTAGTGATGTAAAGCTTCGTTCGGGGTACTGACAACCCAGCTTTTAGCATCCTACCAAGAAACTCCTCGCTTTTGCCGTAACCTCTAGCAGTTTCTAGATGATTAATTCCTAACGCTAAGGCTTGTTCGATGGTCTGGTGAGCATTTTCAAAAGAAGCCAGGTAGCGCATTGTTCCCAAGGAAAAAACCGAGAGGTGTAAATTCGTTTTTCCAAAGCGTCGGTATTGCATCTTTAAAAAGAGTTAGGAGTTGAACCAATTAACTTATAACTCCTAACTCCTAACTTTTTTAACTGTCGCCATTACCAAAGCGCTTGATCAAATCTTCAGGACGGAGATTGGAAATAAATTCCCGGAAGGCTTGCTGTTCGGCTTCATCTGCATCTCGATCAACAGGGATGGAAGCATCGGCAATCACTTCTTCCATTACCCAGATGGGGGTATTTGTACGTAGGGCAATGGCGATCGCATCGCTAGGACGCGCGTCAATTTCCTTTTTGACCTCGCCTTGCTGGACAATTAAAGCTGCATAAAATGTATCCTTTTGCAGGGAATGAATGATCACCTTTTCTAGAGTCATATTCCAAGTCTCTAGAAGATTCACAATCAGGTCGTGGGTTAAGGGTCTGGGAGGCTTCTGATTCTCCAGTGCGCCCATAATTGCCCTAGCCTGTTCCTGACCGATGTAAATTGGCAAAGCCCGCCGATCTGAAGAATCTTTCAAAAGAACGATCGGACTGCGGGTTATGGCATCTAATGCTATGCCAGCAACTTTCATTTCAATCATTGCCTAAGCCTCTACAATGCTTTGAGAGCCTTGGATGCTGTGTAACAAATAGTACCCCTTTTTAGGCGGTTTGGCGAGAGTAATAAACATAAGCATTTGTTCTCTATAATTGCTTCTATTAAACTCCGAACTTGTGGTGAAAACCAGAGTAAGTCAAATTGGTCTTCTTAGACAATAACCTTCTTACCCAAGTATGCCCTGTGAAGGATGCTAATGTGTTAATATTCCTATGCGAAAAAAAGTCAGAAAATATACTTGGATGTTCGAGATTTATGTGACAATTACCAATTGATTCCAGGCAAAATTAGGCAATAAATAGAGTTAGTTTGACAAAAAAGCCGTGTTTACAGGATTAATCCAAGCATTAGGAACGATGGAACCCTTAGGGGGCGATTCTTGGCAAATTACTTGTGTAAGCCAGTCGGGTGAAGTAATTATGCAAGATTTGGCTTATGGTGACAGTGTTGCTGTAGATGGTGTTTGCCTGACAGTGGAACAAGTTTTAAAAGACGGGTTTATTGTCACTGCTTCACCAGAAACTCTACGCCGCACCACTCTAGGAGGTGAGCAAACGCAACAGAGATATGTCAATTTAGAAGCGTCGCTAAAGGTAGGCAGCAAAGTTGGCGGTCATTTTGTGATGGGTCATGTAGACGGCATCGGTCGATTGCTAGTGGCAGAACAAACGGCTAATTCTTGGGAAATGACCTTTATTGCATCCGAAGCGATCGCACGGTATATTGTCCCCAAAGGTAGCATTGCCGTCAATGGCATCAGCCTCACAGTCGCCGCTTATGAGCCAGAACTCTCCCAATTCAAAGTAGCGGTAATTCCCCTCACATACAGCGAGACAAATATTCGCTATTTGGTTGCTGGGAGTTTGGTAAATCTAGAAGGGGATATCCTCGGCAAATACGTCGAAAAATTCCTTTATTCTGGCAACCCACACGCTACACCCTCTGATAACAATAGTATAGATGGCATTACACCCGCATTCTTAGCAGAACACGGGTATTTGTAATTAAAAAAGTTAGGAGTTAGGAGTTAGGAGTTTTAAATTCATAACTCTTCACTCCTCACTCCTAACTTTCTTTTAACTGCCTGGTTGCTGGCTTACCTGAGCGGTCTGTAAGCCTCGCACTAACTGGCTGAGGCCACTTTGTAATTCCACGCCTGGGTCACTAGCAACCCACCCATCTTGTGTCAGGTGACGAACTTCAAAGTGCAAGTGAGGGCCTGTGGAATTCCCGGTGCTGCCAACTAGACCAATGACAGTTCCAGGTTGTACCCTCTGACCGGGTTGAACAAGAATTTCTGACATGTGACCGTAGAGAGTTTGTTCAGCAGATTTGTGATTTAGGATAACGGTTAAACCATAACCACCCACCCAGTTAGCAGTTTCCACTTGACCCGCAGCAGCTGCCAAAACTGGTGTTCCTGTAGGCGCACCCAAGTCTGTACCAGCATGGAAGCGTTGATTACCTGTGATTGGATGAATTCGCCAACCAAACAAAGAAGTAATGGGAGCGGGAATAGATAGTGGATACATCATTCCTGTACCACTATAGGCGACTCTCCCCATGTAGGGAATTTGCGGCAATACTGATGCCAGTGAGAAGTCGTAAGCTACCTTGCTGGGGCGGGGTGCAATGTTACCATCTGCCATTGGTGGCGGTAAAGTCCCACCACTCGGTGTAATGGGAGCTGCACTCACTGTTGTTGGGCTGAACTCGCTGGGAGTCGGGATAAACCGATTCGGGCGAAATGCGCTCTTGGTGACGACACCGCTAGAACCACTTTCAGCAGCACGCCATCTACTGGTGTTGCCAGTAGTTGCAATCTGCCGCACGGGTGGAACTACTGGTAATTGGGCATTTTGACTTCTTCTGAGCCAATTAGGTGCTGGTTTACCATTAGAATTAGCTACACTCCTTTGGGGTACTTTGGCGCAAACGCCGCCTAATACACTTTGCCCTGATGGCAAAATGGCTCGACAACCACTGGAGCGTTCTGTAACAATTACAGAGTTTGGTGCTTGATAAGTAGCTGTTGCACCATTGTCATAACTATTAGGATCGATATAGGCGTTATTATAATCCTTGGTTTTCTCCGCCGTTGCACTGACAGGGCTGTTGGAGTTATTTGATGGTTGAGCAACTACTGGAAGTTTTTCAGGTGCATAGCGGGCAGGGGTATTGGGTTTTTCCTGTCTCACCCTTATAGGAGTAACCTGAGAGGTTTCTACTTTAGGCTTTGACTGTCTGATAATCACAACAGGTTCAGCAGTTTCGATTTTGGGTGTAGACTGCCTAACTGGCTCTTTTGATTGAGCAACCTCTGGCTTGCGTAATCTCTGTCTGAGTCTGGCTCGCCGTTGGGAAAATTCCGGTTGCGCTTGAGGGGCTTCCGGCGCAACAGCCTGTTTTTTAAAAGTTGAGGCTTTAACTGGATTTGTAACGGCTGTTGGCTGAGAACTTTCAACAGTGGGAACGATGTTGTCTATTTGTGCTTCCGTTTGGGCAAACACGAAGCCACCGCTAAGGAGGCTAACACTACTCAGCCAACAGAGGCTCTGAGCTGGTAGCGTCGAGGCAAAACGTTTTTTTGTTAGACCTTGCTGCCATAGGTAATGCAAACGATGATGGGCAGAATTATTGCGCTGCGTCATTTATTCTCTCAGTTGTGTGTAATTAGCAAGGAAGAGATGATGCTAGTGGTTTGTCTTGCCCAAAGAGCGAAATTTTGAACAAACCTCAAATTTAAACGGAAGATTTATGGTATCCCAAACTGATTGTACCGGGTTCAATATAAATTTCCGGTGTAATTAATTCCTTTGTATCATGTGTTTCTAAATCAACTCGTAAATTTCCTTGAGGAGTCACCCCAACTACTGTACCTGAAAGATTATTGACGTAGACTCGATCGCCGATGTTTGTAAGCAAGTCTAGATAGCGAGACAAGAGTATATTTACTCCTTCTTGGTCAAGGCACTCCATACCGGATTCTATTCCCAGCAAGACTCTAGAGGTTAACATTTCCAGACAAGAAATTGGTTTACTATCTTGGGAAGCTTGCCACGATTCCAGATTGATTCCAGATTCTGGTACTGGGTTTGTCCAATTAATACCAACACCAATTACTGCTTGGGTGATTTGTCCTTTGTTTACTTTGGTTTCTGTCAAAATGCCGCCTAGTTTGCGACCATTTAAAACTAAATCATTGGGCCATTTTATCCCAACATCTATACCGCATTGGCGCAATTGCGACGCAATTCCCCAAGCAGTCGCAAAAGTTAGCTGATAGCTGTCAGTAGCCTCTATTTTATGGTCGAAAGAAATCGCCACGGAAACATATAATCCCCCCGCCTGAGAAATCCACTGGCGTCCCCATTGTCCCCGCCCAGCAGATTGTTGAGTTGCAATTACTACTGTTCCTGAAATAGCACCTTGGTTGAGTAAGTTCCAGAGGGTTTGGTTGGTTGAGGAGACGCTTTCAAAAAAGTGAAGGGAAAATGGTAAATATGTATACTTACGCCCTGCTTGCAAGGCTGCTTCCAAATTTTGCAGATTAAATCCCACAGCAGTTAACCCAAATTCCGTTGTTCAAGTTAGCATTGATTGGCTGATGAGTGATTTCTCTTTAGGTTTGGTTGAAGATGCACACTTGGCACTGGCACAATTGGGAAGGACTGCCCTATCTAACTTGTAGTATTCTGGAACGTTGGCATCACGGCTTCTTTACGCAGCAGTTTTGGCCGCGATCGCCACAAGTTATCACAGAAGTATTGCAACCAGAGGCATCAGTCTATCGCTTAAAGCAGGTTCATGGCAATACTGTTCTCACCCCCCAAGAAGTTGAAAGCTTCTTAAGCTCTGTTGAGGACGATTTCGCATCGGCAGATGGTTTAATTAGCGAACAGCCTCTACAAGCGGTTTGGGTAGCTAGCGCAGATTGTACACCCGTGCTAATTGGGGATGTGCAAACTGGACGGGTGGCAGCATTACACGCAGGCTGGCGGGGGACTGCTAAAAAGATTGTGCCCTTGGCGATCGCTCGATTACAATCTCAAGGCAGCAAACTTGATGATTTACGCATTGCAATGGGCCCAGCGATCGCTGGTGAGGTTTACCAAGTCTCTATTGAGGTGGCTGCCGAAATCGGGGCTAGTATTATATCAGATAATGACGAAGAAAAAATTGTAACGGCATTGCATGAACTAGCAAATTCACCTTTGCAAGAAGATCCAAATCCTGGAAAGGTACGGCTGGATGTGCGGCGAGTGAATACCTTACAACTGGAAAATTTGGGGATTAGTGCAGAACAAATTGCGATCGCACCTTATTGTACTTTCCAAACTCCAGAGCATTTTTTTTCTTATCGTCGCGAAAAAGAGAAAAAAGTTCAATGGTCAGGAATTGTTAGCGGTAAAAGGTAAAACTGGTTTTAAACTTTAGCATTAATATAACCAAATAATTACTAATTCGTAATACTCGCCTTCGACGACAAGCAAGCTACGTAATTCGTAATTAAATGGTTATAGAGCAAGCATCGAAGTCTGTGATTCAGTGGTCAACAATCAATGGAGTGTATAGAGCAAGTACTGATTGCAACTACAAACTATGAATTATCAATTACGAATTATATTGACACCCGATTAAATGATTCAAATTTTATAATCTGTTTTTGACGAAGGGAACTAATTGCTAAAACTAAAATACTTACGGTGATTCCTAAAACGGCATAACTCGGTAGGGCGAAAATAGTTATTTTCATAAAGTATGGCAATTCCCCTGCTTTCACCTTCCAGTGCTTTGCTAGAGAGTGGATGAGCCAGCCATGAATAACTGCTGTTTGCATTGCAACACAGCAAACTCCTGCTAACCAAACAGACATTCTTTTCCTAGAGAATTTACAATGTCTGATCTGATACAGCAAATCATTTAGCAAAAAAACAGCAGCAGGTATTAACATCACAGAACTAGTGTCCTGTGAATAGTTGATGCTAATACTCAAGCAAGAAACTAATGCTATTTCTGCTAAATAGATTTTTTTTGACCAAGCTGTAAAAGATTGTTGTAGATACAAATACCAACCGACACAACTAACAAGTATCAGAACAATTATATTTGACAAAAGCTCGGCAAAGAATGGGTTATTAGGGAATAATCTTGGACCCACAACCATCAAATCGAGACGACTGATCGAAATATAAGGGTTAACTGATGGATCTTTTAGCCAGAGTGAGAATCCCTGAGTAGAATCTGACAGGAATTGTGTCAAAGAATTGCCCGTCAAAGCTAGACCTAAAAGTGCTAGAAAAGTGATTGTGACAACAGATACAAAAACTAGACAAAACCGTTTTTTAAGTAGAAAATACAAAATGAATAATGCAGCTAATGTTGGTTTACAAAGGGCAAGTCCCAAGCAAATTCCTGCTGGAATATCTTGATTTTTTCTAGCCAAGATAAACATCCATAAGATCAGAACTGCAATAAAAATAGCAATATTACCAACTTCCAAATCGCGAACTAAGCCATAAATCAAGGCAACTGAGATTGTACAAATAGTTCTCAAAGCTGGCGACTTTGACTCCAGCAGGATATTCGCTCCCCATAAGGCCAAACCGATTGCTAATATATGCATCACAATCGAGATTGTAAATGCAGTATTGATCGAAAAATAACCGAGAAACCAGACCAGAGGAATAATATTAGGTGGATAGACAAACGGTGGAATAAACCCACACACCTTAGTTAGGGTACAGAAACTTTGGTTAAAAATCTCGACATTAAAGGGACTCAAATGCTGATGAGCCAATTCACTCGCCACATAATACGACTTAAAATCCCATAAGGGTGGATGTGGTTGATTTAAGAAATAAACTAGCCAACCTGTATAACAGAGGAATCTTGTAACGACTAATACAACACCTGCTTGGACGATAAAGTTAACAATTGGTTTACGAAAAAATTTTATCAACTGTTGAATCACAGAAGATTTTAAGAATAAAGAATTTTTCCAGGCTACCTGTTCCTCATCTAATCGCCAATTCTTTTTAAGAACCCAAGCAACTAAAATTAGTATAATTAGGTTCCAAAAGCCAAAGCTAATCATCAGAATTATCTCAATAATTATTTTTGTGTTTTCTAAATAATATCGCCGAAATCAATTTTGATGATAAATACTTAAGTATTTTCATAATTACCTTACAAAATTTTTACAATTACTCCCTTACTGCCAAAATAATCATTAATAAAAGGCTGAAAAAAGATATTTACGTTGATACACAACATGATTATTTTGTACAGTGCATAATTTATAGAAGTTTTGCATTTTCTTCGGTATACATTGCTTAATCTTACTTATTACATAAAGCGTGGCTCAATAACTCGCGGTGCATTAATGCTCTATCTACTAAAGATTGTATTTGCTCTGGTGATAACGGATCGCCATTAGCGTAATGCTCCATCCAAGTCAGACTAATCAAGTTGGGGTCATCGGGTAAACTCGCTAAATCCCACCCAGGCATTTCCAAGTCTTCCATCAGACGATTTACCTTAGGGTCATAACTGAGAGCAAAGCAGCGACAACCAACAGATGCAGCCATAATCAAGCTGTGCAGACGCATCCCAATTGCCATCTCGACACCGCGAAACACACCTTTCAAAAGTTGCGGGTCTTCCAAACACAAAATTTTGCTGACATCTTTAAGGTGTGGTTGAATGGCTTCGGCAATACTTAAATCTTCGCTTTTTTGAAACGGCAGTAGTAAAATAAAAGCCTGCGTAGCTTTTTGAAAGTCAACCAAAGCACGGGTTAAATTTGCCAGACGTGTTTCTGTAAGTTGGGGATGCGATCGCAACGTTACCGCAACTCTTGGCGCAGGTAAATCCCAAAGTCCTGGTACTGGTTTCGACTCCAACGCCCAAACCGGGTCAGGAGCTATAATACAAGGAATTTGCCAATCAGATAATAAAGCAGCACTGGCGCGATCGCGGACACTAATTTTGGTACAATTAGCAAAGGTTTGCCGTGCCAACCAACGAGTTTGCGGGCGCACTAACGGGCCAATACCCTGCGCCCAAGCAACAGTTTTCAAACCCATTTTCTGCGCCAATGCCATCAGTCCTCCATAATAAAATGGGCTGATAGCGCTGGTAACATCTTGAATCAGACTCCCGCCGCCCCAAATCAAGGCATCACATGAGCGTAAAGCTTGTAGTACAGCTAAGGGAGCCATGCGATCGTAGGTTTCTACATTGTAGCGATCGCGCGTTCCCTCTGGATTACCAGAAAGCACCACAGGCGTTACATCAGGTGGTAACATTTGCAAAAGCGTTGCTAACAAAGCTTCGTCACCACCATTACCTTTACCGTAATACCCAGACAATAATGCCCGCATT harbors:
- a CDS encoding aldo/keto reductase — encoded protein: MQYRRFGKTNLHLSVFSLGTMRYLASFENAHQTIEQALALGINHLETARGYGKSEEFLGRMLKAGLSVPRTKLYITTKIPAIADADSMRRCIDESLERLQLDYLDCLGIHGLNTWQHLEWVQAKNGCMQAVEEAVADGRVRHVGFSTHGSLELIQAAINTDFFEFVYLHYYYFFQRHAPAIQLAAEKDMGIFIISPADKGGQLYTPPQTLKDLCSPYSPLELSYRFLLSDNRITTLSIGPANPDELKEPLQIADDDGELTSAENSVFQRLENHQKVALKTGKCSQCYACLPCPENINIPEVLRLRNLAVAYDMKDYGQYRYGMFENAGHWFPGIKGNRCTECGDCLPRCPEKLNIPALLEDTHQKLSGKAGRRLWG
- a CDS encoding bifunctional nuclease family protein, translated to MIEMKVAGIALDAITRSPIVLLKDSSDRRALPIYIGQEQARAIMGALENQKPPRPLTHDLIVNLLETWNMTLEKVIIHSLQKDTFYAALIVQQGEVKKEIDARPSDAIAIALRTNTPIWVMEEVIADASIPVDRDADEAEQQAFREFISNLRPEDLIKRFGNGDS
- a CDS encoding riboflavin synthase, which codes for MFTGLIQALGTMEPLGGDSWQITCVSQSGEVIMQDLAYGDSVAVDGVCLTVEQVLKDGFIVTASPETLRRTTLGGEQTQQRYVNLEASLKVGSKVGGHFVMGHVDGIGRLLVAEQTANSWEMTFIASEAIARYIVPKGSIAVNGISLTVAAYEPELSQFKVAVIPLTYSETNIRYLVAGSLVNLEGDILGKYVEKFLYSGNPHATPSDNNSIDGITPAFLAEHGYL
- a CDS encoding M23 family metallopeptidase, with amino-acid sequence MTQRNNSAHHRLHYLWQQGLTKKRFASTLPAQSLCWLSSVSLLSGGFVFAQTEAQIDNIVPTVESSQPTAVTNPVKASTFKKQAVAPEAPQAQPEFSQRRARLRQRLRKPEVAQSKEPVRQSTPKIETAEPVVIIRQSKPKVETSQVTPIRVRQEKPNTPARYAPEKLPVVAQPSNNSNSPVSATAEKTKDYNNAYIDPNSYDNGATATYQAPNSVIVTERSSGCRAILPSGQSVLGGVCAKVPQRSVANSNGKPAPNWLRRSQNAQLPVVPPVRQIATTGNTSRWRAAESGSSGVVTKSAFRPNRFIPTPSEFSPTTVSAAPITPSGGTLPPPMADGNIAPRPSKVAYDFSLASVLPQIPYMGRVAYSGTGMMYPLSIPAPITSLFGWRIHPITGNQRFHAGTDLGAPTGTPVLAAAAGQVETANWVGGYGLTVILNHKSAEQTLYGHMSEILVQPGQRVQPGTVIGLVGSTGNSTGPHLHFEVRHLTQDGWVASDPGVELQSGLSQLVRGLQTAQVSQQPGS
- a CDS encoding biotin--[acetyl-CoA-carboxylase] ligase, whose protein sequence is MGFNLQNLEAALQAGRKYTYLPFSLHFFESVSSTNQTLWNLLNQGAISGTVVIATQQSAGRGQWGRQWISQAGGLYVSVAISFDHKIEATDSYQLTFATAWGIASQLRQCGIDVGIKWPNDLVLNGRKLGGILTETKVNKGQITQAVIGVGINWTNPVPESGINLESWQASQDSKPISCLEMLTSRVLLGIESGMECLDQEGVNILLSRYLDLLTNIGDRVYVNNLSGTVVGVTPQGNLRVDLETHDTKELITPEIYIEPGTISLGYHKSSV
- the pgeF gene encoding peptidoglycan editing factor PgeF — translated: MHTWHWHNWEGLPYLTCSILERWHHGFFTQQFWPRSPQVITEVLQPEASVYRLKQVHGNTVLTPQEVESFLSSVEDDFASADGLISEQPLQAVWVASADCTPVLIGDVQTGRVAALHAGWRGTAKKIVPLAIARLQSQGSKLDDLRIAMGPAIAGEVYQVSIEVAAEIGASIISDNDEEKIVTALHELANSPLQEDPNPGKVRLDVRRVNTLQLENLGISAEQIAIAPYCTFQTPEHFFSYRREKEKKVQWSGIVSGKR
- a CDS encoding glycosyltransferase family 87 protein, producing MISFGFWNLIILILVAWVLKKNWRLDEEQVAWKNSLFLKSSVIQQLIKFFRKPIVNFIVQAGVVLVVTRFLCYTGWLVYFLNQPHPPLWDFKSYYVASELAHQHLSPFNVEIFNQSFCTLTKVCGFIPPFVYPPNIIPLVWFLGYFSINTAFTISIVMHILAIGLALWGANILLESKSPALRTICTISVALIYGLVRDLEVGNIAIFIAVLILWMFILARKNQDIPAGICLGLALCKPTLAALFILYFLLKKRFCLVFVSVVTITFLALLGLALTGNSLTQFLSDSTQGFSLWLKDPSVNPYISISRLDLMVVGPRLFPNNPFFAELLSNIIVLILVSCVGWYLYLQQSFTAWSKKIYLAEIALVSCLSISINYSQDTSSVMLIPAAVFLLNDLLYQIRHCKFSRKRMSVWLAGVCCVAMQTAVIHGWLIHSLAKHWKVKAGELPYFMKITIFALPSYAVLGITVSILVLAISSLRQKQIIKFESFNRVSI
- the csaB gene encoding polysaccharide pyruvyl transferase CsaB, yielding MRALLSGYYGKGNGGDEALLATLLQMLPPDVTPVVLSGNPEGTRDRYNVETYDRMAPLAVLQALRSCDALIWGGGSLIQDVTSAISPFYYGGLMALAQKMGLKTVAWAQGIGPLVRPQTRWLARQTFANCTKISVRDRASAALLSDWQIPCIIAPDPVWALESKPVPGLWDLPAPRVAVTLRSHPQLTETRLANLTRALVDFQKATQAFILLLPFQKSEDLSIAEAIQPHLKDVSKILCLEDPQLLKGVFRGVEMAIGMRLHSLIMAASVGCRCFALSYDPKVNRLMEDLEMPGWDLASLPDDPNLISLTWMEHYANGDPLSPEQIQSLVDRALMHRELLSHALCNK